The nucleotide sequence GGTCCAAAAGTCTGCTTTATGAATGATGAACTTACTCTGCTATAAAAGAATCTCTTATAAAATCATCTGTTTAAAAAATCTGTACTTATTGATCTATCGACTCACCTAGTATGTTCTGTTATAGAAGATAAGGAATGTCtgacaaatatttcatttctagGCTTGATATTCAGATTCTTCAAAGTCTAAATAGCATCTTCATAGCTTGAACATTCATTGATATGAATATCAAGTTTGTTTTAAGAAGTTTTCACTTCGGCAGCCTCcaagaaattttcgaaaattcgtATCCAGTGGACCCAAAGGCTAGTAGCAGTTTCATGTTAATCTGTTTATTAACTGGTAATAAACAATCTCGGAAATAAAGACTTTAATAAACTGGAAACTAAACTACTGACATAAGAAATGTACCTGACAATGACATActcgtaaaataataatttgaggtAACTACAAATATATGTAGGATCGAAAATGAGTTTCCtttctatcaaaagagacctaaaataaagtattaaaaaaattgttcatagtTCTCTACTTTTAACTGAATCTCTTACTACAAGGTTTTGTGTAGTTAATACCAAGAATCCCTCGTACAGATTCTATTCAGTAGATTATAATCACGAAAGACAATACTtgccttttttatttattcatgttTTTCTGCACATTCTTTCGGTACGTACGTTTCGTGACGTTCTTAAAGCGTACATTTTCAAGTTATCTGTGCCTTAATAAGCgaaaataggaataaaatttaattttactgtaTACTATTTAAATTGTTAGAATTATACAAAGAAATCCACAGAGATCTCTACATTCCTCGATGCAAATATTTGATTGGAGTTTCAAATGTGTTTTTTGGTATCAATTTACAGCTTCTCTATCAATGAAGGaccaatctatttttttaaactgattATAATCACATTGCCTTATTCTAATTATCAGAAATTGAGTGGAACCAACTGAACAAATAATAACTGCACTACGTGATATTTGATAggtttttaaattcaatatcaaaaataataaaatattgatattttagaaatatgttGCTTGTTCcttcaaagtaattttaaaacGATGATTTTACCTGATAACTCGTATCCAAGACACTTTAAAATTACATATTAACTTACACTTACAGTAGAAATcttatttttgaatagaaattcATCAATAGCCATTCCTATTTGACGTCTTCTTTCTGTATGCCGAATATACAGTTGGGCATTTTTGTACAATACGTCGACAAGAGTCATTGTTATTGGTCGCCTTGATGAGAATTTTTAAGAAtagtaatttttaatgattgtaaatttattttaatagttaCTTGTATATTAGAAACTCTCAAAACTTTACATATGGCAAACTTCGTATCGATACGCTGAATGTtagagaaaattgtaaaaatagtaaatttgcGATAGAAACCTAAACAAGTCTTGCATAAGAATACAGAGGTGATGTGTGTACTCAATCTATGATGATGGTAGTTCTCTAGTCGAGATGATGCCCGTCATAGAATTTCCATTAATAAACGATCAAAACAGACACCTGTTGGAAAGGAGGAGAACTATAGGATTACAAGAGCTAATGTTCAGTTTCATTCATCAACAAAAGACAAAAAGTCTTTCCATTTTCAATGAATTACCTTACCACGCGGCACTACAGCACTGTGTGGGCCTTGGTCTCCTCATTAATGGACCTTGAATTATAGCAACATGCTGTGATTCTTATAGATCCGAAAACATCCATGACATTGTCCAACAATCTAATTATTGGCCTCTCTGTGTCTCTTTTGTACACTTTAAAATTCAGAACTTTTTTTGACATTTGGGAACAATGCCTTGGTTTTGTAGGATGTCATTTATTTTGGGTTATACCTTTATTCTTTATACTTTCACGCCTCCATATATTTTCCTGGTGACTTTTCACTCCAATCTTCTTGATCTTTCTTTGTTGTACTCTGTAGCGTCCATGTTTCACCACCGTAAGAGACTACTGAGCGGATAAGAGTTTTATATATCTGCATTTAGGCAATGCGATTTAGAAGTTTGTTCTTCAGTAGACTCAGAGTAGCACAGTAAGCCCTTTATACAGCTTGTATTATATTAAATGAATGCTAGTTATAATTTGATTGGTAGTGCAATACTCACAAAATTCAGTAACACCCAGATTGACAAAAATTGACTACATTATTCGATAGCTTTGAAgcttttttatttcgaaatccAATTTTATATAAGGCGTACAAAGTATTTGATTCTGGGCCCGTATACTCCGATTCAAGTTCTGTCTGCTGATTTAGATTAGTCCATATACCATTTAATATCagttctgttcatttcttgtatggtatTTTGATCCCATTTACGTCTACAGCTTAGTATTGAGATacattttttctcaaagttAAACTTTGAGTGCATTATCCTGAGGCATATCCCAGGTTTGTTCATTATTTAGGGACGATTTTGAACTTAAAATTCTAAGCGATGTTTTCTGccacgctttccagtactatttggagaggtgggagatttagaatcacctTCGAGAGACTGTTCTTCTTCGTGGTATTCAAATTAGTTCtagcaaataatatttaaaattagaaactaGAAGAGAAGCAAGaatcaatttacaaaattttattaaacaaaacattaagaatatattattcattatagaATAACAATTTGTTAACAAATCAAGTTGAGTTTTCAGTTGCATCTGTCTCATCGTTCAATGGTTTTGATAGCACTTTATCTatcaatccaaattttttagcTTCTTCAGGACTCATAAATTTGTCTCTTTCCATGCTTCTTTCTATGACTGCTAATTCTTGTTTAGTATGTCTAACATACAAATGGTTTATTTGCtttttaagttttataatttcatcTGCTTGAATCTGAATATCAGTCGCTTGTCCCTgtagaacaaataattttagtacATGAATTCAgtattctgaatttatttcCTACATAGTAAATGTTCAGAAGTATGTAAGAAATCACCAAGTTCAACAAAGTATACTAACATAATTGTTAATGTTCAGAAAAAGGGgatattattaattgaatcaCTAGTTAAGACCATTCAAGAGTGATAAGACATTAGAATTAATGAATTAAGTTATCTCCTACCATAATTCGacggtaaaataaaattattttatggtgtttttctaattttcaattatttaaatggattattttccaaatttttacttAGATtgttctatacaaaaaaattcttctgTAATAATTCATTAGTTTCCACCGTTTTCCATTTATGCAAAATCAAAAGTATACCTACATGTATTGTAGTGTAAGTTAAAATGTGATACAGTAACAGTCACATTCCAAAACTACCCTGTATTTTTACAGGGATGAGATCGCCTTCTATAAATAATGTGTTCAAAAAAAAGGTGACAGCTCATTCGTCTTGTAAAATATGTATCAATATCTATTGTATCTCTCTTCAAAGTAAACGCTCAAGAAATTTTCTCAATTCTTTACAATCGCGGGAAAATTTGGTTGAGTTGGTAAGTTCAGACAATACAGTGACAAAATCTTGATTACAGCTTTATTGtttgccaaaaaaattaaggaaaaaaaagtttaagctTGTGCTTTATAGTAATACAAAAGTGatataattttgacaattattcTTAGCTTCATCACAATtgctacataaaaaattgacttaGTTTATCCCAAATTCCAGCAGAAATAGCGAATCAAGCTATTGATAGAttcttaaaattgttttctttcttcaataATCAGTGTGATATAAGATCTTCTTTTACaaagttgagaaaaaaaagtTGGCAAAAGCGGAAACTTTAGGTTTTCATCAACGCATAAGAGCCCAAACAGTGAGATCTGTAGCTCTATTGAGTAAGTTGAAAGAATGTGTGACTTCTAACAATAATTTACTATCCCGCATCCTAAGCCAAAGTCAAACAAACAATTGACAAGATATATCTTATagattcaacattttttttcacttgtaCTTAATCTActtaatattgaaatgaatgaCAACTAAACAGAATCAAGAACCTACCATTAGATATaataaaacagaataaattcacaaaagaataattactgtatttataaaatagtctATTCATGTTGTATGGAATTCGAAAAGAAACTCTAGTATGGCTCACTTTCATTACAAAGTTTAAAATAAGAGGAAAAGGATCGatactttatattataaatatagatgtaataaaaatttaactacAATTTACAATGTAACATTTTTAACACTCTTTTAAAATGTATACCTAACATTTTAAAGACATTAGCCTTGTTTTCTTGTGGTGTTGGCCACAAGATGATGTCAACACATCTTACGATTTTCTGGAAAAGAATTCTTTAAGATTTGTGAGGAAGCCCATAAGGAAAATTGTGAGCACTGGGAAGCCTTATTCTCTCCATcgtcttttataaaaaatcaagttCTTTATAAGCACTTACTTAGTCCTAGTtcattttacaatataaaatcaTCGGAAGTCattgtttttgttcatttctaaTCCAACTAAAAGTTTGGAATGACTTGatacattaaattttgaaaactcaaCACATTACTCATAACTTGAGCACTGTCAGTATCATACACATAGTCTCAAACaaataagaatgaaaatattgtaaactgAATTTTAAAAATGCTTGCTTTATATGCGCCAACTCTATCTATGGTACTAGACACAAAACATACCCAATATTCCGCAACATaaatttagttctgccactTGGCAAgagcaaacatttttttttaatttcccaAACGCTTTTCTAATGTGTGTTCTAAATAGGAAGAAGTTTGTAAAATTCAATACTCAATATCAAATTATCGCTGAAAATCATTTCCTAGAAAACATTGGAAGTATAAAGTTATGCCATCTACTCTCATCTGCTTTCTTTGGCTACtacaaaatcagtttttttattatacctgGAGCTAGTAAGAACAATCTAACACCAAGGGAAATGGTAATGTATCAAGTTCATCGGAATACAATAGCcaaaatatctaaattaaaAAACGTTTGAAGAATAACAAAAATCAGTTAAAGACATTGAAGAAGATGTGTGAAATTGGAACATTTTAGTGTatagaagaaagtttaaataatgTAATGAAAGAATTCATTAATACACAGTTGAGAAATATTCATAGACAAGGTGCAGTAAAACAATGCACAGGATAAAACTTTTGCTCTTTCTATGTACAAAAGAAGTCTCACAACCTATTATTCCAACAGTGATAAATTGATATAGTTTAGTCATTTCACTATTAAAGTGttgtgatattttatgtatCTTTGGTATCAATATTGCTCATTTTTGACATATGTTGGTGGACAGATCGACTTAAACCTTTTAACGTACCTTGTTGATAAAATACGagggtgaatcaaatataaacgagACTTTTGGACCTGCGCGCGCAATAGTGATGGAAGAACGTTCCGCTGTTATTGGCTGTTAGGTTGGTTTGTCAGGAGTGGGGGAAGCACGTGACTCATCATCATAGACTCGCTCAGTGTCCATCGTTACGATGTCCGAGCAGGAGGTACCTCCCTCTATTGCGCAACGTattgttataaagtttttagCTGCAGAAGGTGTAAAACCGGCCGAAATCTTGAGAAGATTGACTGCACAGTTCGGGGAAAAGACGCTGTCGCGAGCTAGAGTGTTTGCTTGGCATAAACAGTTCGTGGAGGGCCGTGAACGTGTTGAAAATGAGAGCCATGACCGCAGACCCCGCACCAGCATTACAGCGGGCAACATCGACAGTGTTCGTCAACTTGTTGAAGGTGATAGGCGTCTAACAACTTCGGATATTGCAATTAAGGTTGGAATAAGTTATGGGAGCACTTACTCTATACTCTCAGAGGAGCTAGGGTATCGCAAGGTGTGTGCCAGGTGGGTTCCTCGTCTTCTGACAGTTGACCAGAAACTGAATCGTTTTCAAGTGTGTGAGCGTCTTCTTGCTCGATTTCGGGAAGAAGGAGACCCATTTCTTTCTCACATTGTCACCTGTGATGAAACGTGGGTGCATCACTACACCCCTGAGTCGAAACAAGCGAGTATGGAGTGGAGGAAGAAAGGAGAAACCGGACCAGTGAAAGCCAAGTCACGATTATCGGCTGGCAAGGTTTTGgttaccgtttttttttaccaGTGTGGCCTGCTGCACCTTGATTTCTTGCATGAGCGCAGAACAATTAATGCGGCGTACTACTGCAAAATTTTGACTGAGGTCAGACTTGCATATCGCCGCAAAAGACGACACCTTCCAATGAGAAAAGTGATTCTCCTCCATGACAATGCTCGCCCCCATACGGCAGCCCTGACAGTACAAAAATTGGAGCAACTGGGTTGGGAGACACTGGAACACCCTCCATACAGTCCAGACCTGTCTCCCTGCGACTTCCATGTCTTTGGTCCTCTCAAGGAAGCTTTGGGAGGGCAAAAATTCCACAGCAATAATGAGGTTAAAGCATATGTGCGCAATTGGCTACAAACACGACCTGACTCTTTTTACCTggaaggaattaaaaaattacctatACGCTGGGAAAAATGTGTTTCTAAATCAGgagattatgtagaaaaataaactatgatTGTTTGTgcgtttaaaatcaaaataaatattttaaaaaataagtcttgtttatatttgattcaccctcgtatatatatacatgtatgtaaatattttgtaaataaacgtaTCCCAATTCTAAGATGTTTTTTATCATGAATGAATTCAGGAAACTGAGAAATCAGGACTGGATGGAAAAGAATAATTAGAATACAGTAGATATTCTGTGTTTTAAATGTAAATGAACTACGAAAATAGATTAATTCTGCCACATAACTAAAATCCATCatgttgtttccactgaataacaactaagtttgcatttcttcttTAGGTATGTTCTGTGGTACTGTTGTATATACTGTCCGCTAATATGGAGCAGATACTGCAATCTTGTTTAGAAATATAACCATACTGCTGTTCACTAAACACCAAACATAAGCTAAAAAGCCATATGTAATCCTACCTTAGTAGCTTCCTAAGCAGAACTTTCACGTTATGTCTGCTAAGCAAAAAAGCACTATATGTTTTTACTGCTCCTTAGCTAAGTATACAATACTCAGGGCTGTTTTGTTGAATAGATCTCAAATTCAGCATACATACGATTAATACTACCGTTATATCTTGAAAATAACTGCAGATTTGGCATTTTCACTAGTATACAACTACATATGAAATCATATCATACCCAAatgttgaattttgaatttaccGCACTTTTCCTGCTATAGATAGTTTTACTTACTTGTACACCTCCAGAAGGTTGATGAATCATAATTCTAGCATTTGGTAGGGAATGTCGCATGCCTGGAGTACCAGCAGCCAACAATAGTGAAGCCATGCTACATGCCTGTCCAACACACCTAACaaaaataagtatataatatgaattcaaaaacttttactAATTTCACTTGAACCACTTGCCAGAAAAATTAGGTGTTCAATACTTAGGATCAATATTCAACAATTAGTGGGaccatcataaaattttaattcaaatctAATTGAACActtgaatttttgataatttacaCTTATACTAGTTtgttcataattatattttcatttttattcattataacaGTTTCGAAGCATTAGAAACAagtaatcatttttttgtacacTTTAAAGTCGTTCCAGTCCGAATAATATTAAGAATGAAAACTTGAACAAATTTTACCAAATCATTTAGTTTTGCCAATATATACGTGGTTTCCCTAATAAAAGCTATTAAATTGTAATAGCAGGCAAGTTAGTAagatattcatttcaaaaatgcTGACCAATCATTCATTAAATGtaatgaacaaataaataaatatcttaaaTTATGAATACTATTAAACAGATAAGTTTGAAACATGTTCACCTTAtctgttgaaatattttatcaactttGTCCCTGAGAAAATATAAAGTTGTGTAAATTGTCTGATTAAACTTTCAACATATTAATTCATGTTAAATTACTTACTGCAGCACgtaattatataataacaaGAAACTGTCCTATCCAATTTAGTCATCCATATGTCAAGCCaaaattaatatctataaaatttaattggaaatacACATTCTCTCACTAGCagtgtatttttttaatggtagGAATCTAAGGACAGACTTTTGATATAATATACCCGTTTGTTATTACTGTAGATCTCTTCATCATATTTATGATTATAAAGTTTAAtgtaagaaaattgttttttttttactaaattgtaataatttatgcACTATATCCCCAGAACCATGTTTAAACTTTTCTCAAATTGAATACAATTTACCTTACTATATgttacattttcaataaattaattttaaataatatttataattaaatactaACCAAGTAGCAATTGGGGGCAGTATGTATTGCATAGTATCGTAAATTCCTAATCCAGCAGTGACACTACCTCCAGGAGAATTGATGTATAAATGAATAGGTTTTGTGGAAGACTCCGAttgtaaaaacaataattggGCAACTATTAAGGAACTCATTGCATCATGAACAGGTCCCATGAGACATATTATTCTCTCTTTAAGTAGCCTTGAATAAATATCGTAAGAACGCTCACCTCTTCCCGTTTGTTCTACTACTATTGGAACAAGGCCtatatttcgaataataatGTTGTTCTGCAAGGAACCATATTTTCTcttaaaacaaaaaccaaaaaatttagattaataaaatcatgtgattgatttttaaataatataaagttttatattgCATCAGAGACACCTCTACTTTGTGTATATCTTGTTcaaatgaaatgttttaaagagcataatattaaatataagatAAATACTGTTTCCTGCAATATTATTAGTAACTCAAAAACGAATTTGTATAACAAGTGAATAAGGCGTTTGATAGTTTTACAAAGAAAGTGTATAAACGAGTATTAATTGAAAATCCCTTATAAATCTCATATCATCATTTTTCACTTGgttattttaattcttttttctgttttgtttcaaatttttcatttaaatatggAGCCTTgttccttattttttatatattaattttgttcaGCATTTCCTTTTTCGGGTACAAACTCCTGAAATTTGAATAACTTCAGGAAAACATCAGTTATACCATACACTCAGAAAGGATATATATTGATTAATCTTACTCCTCCAAAATATTCTTGGTATTAACAAAGAgcaactagatatcaatacagaGATTATAGTATTCTATTTAACTTTCAACAAAGTACAACTGCAAATATGAATCAGTTTattataaaagtgaaaaataaatattctataaattGTTCAAAGTTTCTTTGTTAAATAAATGACAGATGTTAGATAAACGCAGAATAGACACAACAACAAGATCAATTCAAGAATAATCTATAATCCAATTTAGTGAGATTATATTCCTTTCCTCACACTAATAgcaacattgtttttttttcaatgaagacTTCAATAACACATGAATTGATTACATAAATTTGCAATTATATTTCTGTgctatttcaaaaaactgaaagtttaatatctctatttttaataataattatttctagttGCATACGt is from Diorhabda carinulata isolate Delta chromosome 1, icDioCari1.1, whole genome shotgun sequence and encodes:
- the LOC130894621 gene encoding ATP-dependent Clp protease proteolytic subunit, mitochondrial-like, coding for MLGRSFNIFRKYGSLQNNIIIRNIGLVPIVVEQTGRGERSYDIYSRLLKERIICLMGPVHDAMSSLIVAQLLFLQSESSTKPIHLYINSPGGSVTAGLGIYDTMQYILPPIATWCVGQACSMASLLLAAGTPGMRHSLPNARIMIHQPSGGVQGQATDIQIQADEIIKLKKQINHLYVRHTKQELAVIERSMERDKFMSPEEAKKFGLIDKVLSKPLNDETDATENST